The bacterium nucleotide sequence AAAACAATACCTTAGAGATGATCGCCTCAGAAAACTTTGTCAGTCCCAGGGTCCTTGAGGCCCAGGGATCAGTGCTGACTAATAAATATGCCGAGGGATATCCGGGGAAGAGATATTACGGCGGCTGCCAGTTCGTGGATCAAGCCGAAGAATTGGCCATTAAGCGGGCCAAAGAGGCCTTTAAAACCGACTACCATGTCAATGTCCAGCCCCATTCTGGATCTCAGGCTAATATGGCCGTCTACCTGGCTGTTCTTAAACCAGGGGATACCATTATGGGACTCAATTTGAGCCATGGGGGTCATCTTACCCACGGCAGTCCGGCCAACTTCTCGGGACAACTATTCAAGGTGGTCTTTTATGGGGTGGATAAAGAAACCGAGATCATAAATTTCGATGACCTGGCCAGCCTGGCTGAACGCACCAGACCTAAAATGATTGTGGCCGGAGCAAGCGCCTACCCCCGGACCCTTGATTGGGAAGCCTTCCGAAAGGTAGCCGATTCAGTAGGGGCTTATCTGACCGCCGATATCGCCCACATAGCCGGTTTAATTGCCGCTGATCTCCACCCCTCTCCCTTTGGACCCTGCCACTTTGTCACCACTACTACCCATAAAACCCTCCGTGGTCCAAGAAGTGGCCTGATCCTCTGCCAACCGGAATATGCGGCCTTAGTGGACAAGGCTATCTTCCCCGGCACCCAGGGAGGGCCATTAATGCATATCATTGCGGCTAAGGCCGTCTGTTTCAAAGAAGCCCTTCAGCCTTCTTTTATCGAGTACCAACAACAAATCGTAAGTAATGCTCAAACCTTAGCCCGGGAGCTA carries:
- the glyA gene encoding serine hydroxymethyltransferase, yielding METLGEFDPEIADIIKNERERQNNTLEMIASENFVSPRVLEAQGSVLTNKYAEGYPGKRYYGGCQFVDQAEELAIKRAKEAFKTDYHVNVQPHSGSQANMAVYLAVLKPGDTIMGLNLSHGGHLTHGSPANFSGQLFKVVFYGVDKETEIINFDDLASLAERTRPKMIVAGASAYPRTLDWEAFRKVADSVGAYLTADIAHIAGLIAADLHPSPFGPCHFVTTTTHKTLRGPRSGLILCQPEYAALVDKAIFPGTQGGPLMHIIAAKAVCFKEALQPSFIEYQQQIVSNAQTLARELSKLNFRLISGGTDTHLMLVDLRNKGITGKEAEEALEKAGITVNRNAVPYDPQPPRITSGLRLGTPALTTRQMNEPEMVTIAHLIGTILSRIEDEKNILEVREKVKDLCARFPLYQY